In Clostridium sp. DL-VIII, the following proteins share a genomic window:
- a CDS encoding LysE family transporter: MFSIVNILKAISFGFFTGFVASIPLGPSGLESVSRSISKGFKEGFKVSLGAVSADIVYIIIINLGLFTILTNHSKLYNLFWIVSGIVLVLSNKISFKSTKSEVELEKSISKRTSNGFITGFLITFLNPSTPSLWIALSGTVFTIWRHHGSTFFTLSISSMILGSITWFCFLNISVSKGIRKFKPNYVNNTTKLLDYFLFALGILFIIGGIYRFIF; encoded by the coding sequence ATGTTTTCAATTGTTAACATATTAAAAGCTATATCATTTGGTTTTTTTACTGGCTTTGTTGCCTCTATTCCATTAGGACCTTCTGGTCTTGAGTCAGTTAGTCGCTCTATATCAAAAGGATTTAAAGAAGGTTTTAAAGTCTCCCTTGGTGCAGTATCTGCAGATATAGTATATATAATAATTATAAACCTAGGATTATTCACAATATTAACTAATCACTCTAAGCTTTACAATTTATTTTGGATAGTATCTGGAATTGTTTTGGTTTTATCAAATAAAATATCTTTTAAAAGCACAAAATCAGAAGTAGAGCTAGAAAAGTCAATTTCAAAACGTACTTCAAATGGCTTCATAACTGGATTCTTAATAACATTTCTAAACCCTAGTACTCCATCATTATGGATTGCACTAAGTGGTACTGTATTTACTATATGGAGACATCATGGCAGTACATTTTTTACTCTTTCAATCTCTTCAATGATTCTAGGCAGTATAACTTGGTTTTGTTTTCTTAATATTTCAGTAAGTAAAGGAATAAGGAAGTTCAAGCCCAATTATGTAAACAATACAACAAAGCTTTTAGATTATTTTCTTTTTGCGTTGGGTATACTATTTATTATTGGAGGAATTTATAGATTTATTTTTTAG
- a CDS encoding aminotransferase class V-fold PLP-dependent enzyme, with amino-acid sequence MEVYLDNASTTFPKPRQVVDAMYNYMLTVGGNAGRGNYSNSLESNRYLYNAREIVCDFFGFDSPRNVIFTSNVTMSLNILIKGILRSGDHVITSSMEHNSVIRPLYFCKENLNIELDIVDANSQGFIDINNIKEKINSKTKLVVITQASNVTGSIQDLHAIGELCNDNNIFFIVDSSQGAGTLDINMKNIKANAVAFTGHKSLLGPQGVGGFIVDSKFNDCCSPFLQGGTGSLSYSLDQPDFLPDKFECGTHNLPGIIGLTEGIKYINSIGLNSIHDHNQYLINYLLTGLLNINGLTIYGDRSGKMLTTCISINVDSLDPSELGYQLDCNGIKTRTGLHCAPLAHKTIGTYPNGTVRLSISHFTTKDDIDYTLSILNKITSNL; translated from the coding sequence ATGGAAGTATATTTAGATAACGCATCCACTACATTTCCAAAACCAAGACAAGTTGTTGATGCTATGTATAATTATATGCTCACAGTAGGTGGAAATGCAGGCCGTGGAAATTACAGTAATTCACTTGAAAGCAATCGATACCTATATAATGCCAGAGAAATTGTTTGTGATTTCTTTGGTTTTGATTCTCCAAGAAATGTAATTTTTACTAGTAATGTCACCATGTCTTTAAATATATTAATTAAAGGAATATTAAGATCTGGTGATCATGTAATAACATCTTCAATGGAGCATAACTCTGTTATTAGACCGCTTTACTTTTGTAAGGAGAATCTAAATATAGAATTAGATATCGTAGATGCGAATTCTCAAGGTTTTATAGATATAAATAATATTAAGGAAAAAATTAATAGCAAGACCAAACTCGTTGTAATTACCCAAGCATCAAATGTTACAGGTTCAATTCAGGACTTACATGCCATTGGTGAATTATGTAATGATAATAATATATTCTTTATTGTTGATTCATCTCAAGGTGCGGGTACATTAGATATTAACATGAAAAACATAAAAGCAAATGCAGTAGCATTCACAGGTCACAAAAGTTTATTAGGTCCTCAAGGAGTTGGTGGATTTATCGTAGATTCAAAATTCAATGATTGTTGTTCTCCATTTCTTCAAGGTGGTACTGGAAGTCTTTCATATTCTCTTGACCAGCCTGATTTTTTGCCTGATAAATTTGAATGTGGAACTCATAATCTTCCAGGAATAATTGGCTTGACCGAAGGCATTAAATACATAAACTCTATAGGTCTAAATAGTATACATGATCACAATCAATATTTAATAAATTATCTACTTACTGGTTTATTGAATATTAATGGACTAACTATTTATGGTGATAGATCTGGTAAAATGTTAACTACATGCATTTCAATAAATGTTGATTCGTTAGATCCTTCTGAATTGGGTTATCAGCTTGACTGTAATGGGATTAAAACCAGAACTGGCTTGCATTGTGCTCCTCTTGCACATAAAACTATAGGAACATATCCTAATGGAACAGTAAGATTAAGTATTAGTCATTTTACTACTAAAGATGATATTGATTATACTCTTTCTATTTTGAATAAAATTACATCTAATTTATAA
- the yyaC gene encoding spore protease YyaC, translating into MCDSFCINSSSLTACIKIKNYLLTQLQPILDDNRPIIFICIGSDRSTGDSLGPLVGHKLKYFSRNNILIYGSLENPIHAKNIESTLNEIYLKYNNPYIVAIDSCLGSLNNIGKIFIQKKPLIPGLALNKKLPAVGEMSITGIVNISSGFDFLVLQNTRLNTVMNLAESISKGICYFILNKTNMAKKEV; encoded by the coding sequence ATGTGTGATAGTTTTTGTATTAATTCATCTTCACTTACTGCATGTATAAAAATCAAAAATTACTTATTAACTCAATTACAACCAATACTAGATGATAATAGACCTATAATATTTATCTGCATAGGCAGCGATCGATCTACTGGTGATTCTCTTGGTCCATTAGTGGGGCATAAACTAAAGTATTTTTCAAGAAATAATATATTAATTTATGGTTCTTTAGAAAATCCTATTCATGCTAAAAATATAGAGAGTACACTAAATGAAATTTATCTTAAATATAATAATCCATATATTGTAGCAATTGATTCATGTTTAGGTTCTTTAAATAACATTGGTAAGATTTTTATACAAAAGAAACCTCTAATTCCCGGTTTAGCATTAAATAAAAAACTTCCTGCTGTTGGGGAAATGAGCATAACTGGAATTGTAAATATATCAAGCGGCTTCGATTTCTTAGTGTTGCAAAATACTAGATTAAATACAGTAATGAATCTTGCTGAATCAATCTCTAAAGGAATATGTTATTTTATTTTAAACAAAACTAATATGGCGAAAAAAGAGGTTTAA
- a CDS encoding DUF4446 family protein, producing the protein MDTLINTINGLMPLLTLGMIIIIILLFIMVIVLFKAVGRVETKYRKLMRGTTNNSLEEMLLERLKNIEEAKEASEEALQECKRLEIKMKDCIQKVAIMRYKAFENVGSDLSFSIAMLDDKNDGLILTGIYGRQESTTYAKPIDKGISRYDLSEEELYVLNEASNKETK; encoded by the coding sequence TTGGATACACTAATCAACACAATAAATGGTTTGATGCCTCTTTTGACTCTTGGAATGATAATAATTATTATTTTGTTATTTATAATGGTTATAGTTCTATTTAAAGCTGTAGGTAGAGTAGAAACCAAGTATAGGAAATTAATGAGGGGAACTACGAATAATAGCTTAGAGGAAATGTTATTAGAAAGACTAAAGAATATAGAAGAAGCAAAAGAGGCATCTGAAGAAGCTTTACAAGAGTGTAAAAGATTAGAGATAAAAATGAAAGATTGCATTCAAAAAGTTGCTATAATGAGATATAAAGCTTTTGAAAATGTTGGTAGTGATTTAAGTTTTTCTATAGCTATGTTAGATGATAAAAATGATGGTTTGATACTAACTGGAATATATGGAAGACAAGAGAGCACAACCTATGCAAAGCCAATTGATAAAGGAATATCAAGATATGATCTTTCCGAAGAAGAACTATATGTTTTAAATGAAGCATCTAATAAAGAAACTAAATAG
- a CDS encoding ParB/RepB/Spo0J family partition protein — MAKKFTLGKGLSALIPDEVEETIEETSKLLISINKIKSDEEQPRKLFDSEKIAELAESIKTHGIIQPLILRKHNEDQYVIVAGERRWRAAKMAGLKEIPAIIMELSSRDILEISLIENIQRQDLNPIEEALAYKKLLNDFKITQEELSKRIGKSRVAIANTIRLTNLDERVQQYIVESIITEGHGRALLAISDNEKQYEIAQKVIDEKLSVRELEKLIKKINDSEEKEKVEEPLDRLNPYYKDVKNQLQNHFGTKVNILNKKNKGKIEIEYYSEEDLQRILDIINM; from the coding sequence ATGGCAAAAAAATTTACTCTAGGAAAAGGTTTGAGTGCGCTTATACCCGATGAAGTAGAGGAAACTATAGAGGAAACTAGCAAACTTTTAATTTCAATAAATAAAATAAAAAGTGATGAAGAACAGCCAAGAAAATTATTCGATTCTGAAAAAATAGCTGAATTAGCAGAATCTATAAAAACTCATGGTATAATTCAACCATTAATTTTGAGAAAACATAATGAAGATCAATATGTTATAGTGGCTGGTGAAAGAAGATGGAGAGCGGCTAAAATGGCTGGATTGAAGGAAATACCGGCAATAATAATGGAATTAAGCAGTAGAGATATACTAGAAATTTCATTGATAGAGAATATTCAGCGTCAAGATTTAAATCCAATTGAGGAAGCATTAGCTTATAAAAAGTTGTTAAATGATTTTAAAATAACACAAGAAGAGTTAAGTAAGAGAATTGGAAAGTCAAGGGTAGCAATTGCTAATACAATACGATTAACTAATTTGGATGAAAGAGTTCAACAATACATAGTGGAAAGCATTATAACAGAGGGACATGGAAGAGCACTTCTTGCCATTAGTGATAATGAAAAACAATATGAAATAGCACAAAAAGTAATTGATGAAAAGTTATCAGTTAGAGAACTAGAAAAACTTATAAAAAAGATTAATGACAGTGAAGAAAAAGAAAAAGTTGAGGAACCTTTAGATAGGTTAAACCCTTATTACAAGGATGTGAAAAATCAGCTTCAAAATCATTTTGGAACTAAAGTAAATATATTGAATAAAAAGAATAAAGGAAAAATTGAAATCGAATATTATTCAGAAGAAGATTTACAGAGAATTTTAGATATTATTAATATGTAA
- a CDS encoding AAA family ATPase, with protein MKKICIFNQKGGVGKTTTNINLCAYLALEGYKVLTIDIDPQGNTTSGLGLDKNNLDLSVYDVLISDATMKESIVRSDLVQNLFISPSTMELAGAEVELINNSDRENIIKKKLEDIESEYDYVFIDCPPSLGVLTINALTCADSVLIPIQCEFYALEGVSQLINTIQLVKKSLNKNLDIEGVIMTMFDYRTNLSAEVLKEVQKYFKDKVYKTTIPRNVRLAEAPSFGLPIMLYDEKCKGAEAYVKLTKEFLKKQ; from the coding sequence ATGAAAAAAATTTGTATTTTTAATCAAAAGGGTGGAGTCGGAAAAACAACTACTAATATAAACTTATGCGCTTATTTAGCTTTAGAAGGTTATAAGGTTTTAACTATAGATATAGATCCACAAGGGAATACGACCAGTGGATTGGGATTAGATAAAAATAACCTAGATCTATCTGTTTATGATGTTTTAATTTCTGATGCAACAATGAAAGAATCCATAGTTAGAAGTGATTTGGTTCAAAATTTATTTATATCACCATCAACAATGGAACTAGCAGGAGCAGAAGTTGAGCTTATAAATAATAGCGATAGAGAAAATATAATAAAGAAGAAGTTAGAAGATATCGAAAGTGAATATGATTATGTGTTTATTGATTGCCCACCATCTTTAGGCGTATTAACAATAAATGCATTAACTTGTGCAGATTCAGTTTTAATTCCAATTCAGTGTGAATTTTATGCACTGGAAGGTGTGAGCCAGTTAATCAATACTATACAATTAGTTAAGAAATCCTTAAATAAGAATTTGGATATTGAGGGTGTTATAATGACTATGTTTGATTATAGGACAAATCTCAGTGCTGAAGTATTAAAAGAAGTTCAAAAGTATTTTAAAGATAAAGTCTATAAAACAACAATTCCAAGGAATGTGAGATTAGCAGAAGCGCCTAGTTTTGGACTACCAATAATGTTATATGATGAAAAGTGTAAGGGTGCAGAAGCCTACGTAAAATTGACAAAAGAATTTTTAAAGAAGCAGTAG
- the noc gene encoding nucleoid occlusion protein, protein MNNEIVKINIDKVIPNIYQPRKYFNEEAIEELSQSIKQYGIIQPLTVRKRGEFFELVAGERRLRAAKRANLETVPCNIIDITDSESAQIALLENLQREDLNYIEEAEAYYNLINDHNFTQDELAKRMGKKQSTIANKLRLLKLSLEVREICLKNKLTERHARALLTVPDEELQLRIVQKVIKDGLNVKKTEELINKELLKLAGEELKKKSKRNIKGLLPAKLYVNTIKQVLEKFDIPAQYAYKDEDEFIEVTVKIPKVKK, encoded by the coding sequence ATGAATAATGAAATAGTAAAAATTAATATAGATAAGGTAATTCCAAATATTTATCAACCACGTAAATATTTTAATGAAGAAGCAATTGAAGAATTATCACAATCAATTAAGCAGTATGGAATAATTCAGCCACTTACAGTAAGAAAAAGAGGAGAATTTTTTGAACTGGTAGCAGGCGAGAGGAGACTTAGAGCTGCTAAGAGAGCTAATTTAGAAACAGTTCCATGTAATATTATTGATATAACAGATTCTGAATCAGCTCAAATAGCATTATTGGAGAATTTACAAAGAGAAGATTTAAATTATATAGAGGAAGCAGAAGCATATTATAATTTAATTAATGATCATAATTTTACTCAGGATGAGTTAGCTAAGAGAATGGGTAAAAAGCAATCTACTATTGCAAATAAATTAAGATTATTGAAACTCAGTTTAGAAGTTAGAGAAATATGTTTAAAAAATAAGTTAACGGAAAGGCATGCAAGAGCATTACTTACTGTTCCAGATGAAGAGTTACAATTGAGAATTGTTCAAAAGGTTATAAAAGATGGACTAAATGTAAAGAAAACAGAGGAATTAATAAATAAAGAATTACTTAAGTTAGCAGGTGAAGAATTAAAAAAGAAAAGTAAAAGAAATATAAAAGGATTACTACCTGCGAAATTATATGTAAATACAATTAAGCAAGTTTTAGAAAAATTTGATATTCCGGCCCAATATGCATATAAGGATGAAGATGAATTTATAGAAGTCACTGTAAAAATTCCAAAAGTAAAGAAATAA
- the rsmG gene encoding 16S rRNA (guanine(527)-N(7))-methyltransferase RsmG, which produces MDFYDLMAKSAEEVGLQLSKQQYEKFIIYMKLLQEWNEKINLTAIVDDEDVIKKHFIDSIKAFKRNEFKTANNLIDVGTGAGFPGLPIAIMKEDIKVTLLDSLNKRINFLNTVISKIGISNVTTIHSRAEDGARNLELRERFDIATSRAVANMSVLSELCLPYVKIGGSFIALKGPSVDQEIQDSMNAIKILGGKLVEVCEVNIENTELKHNLVIVKKIKECAKIYPRKAGLITKNPLK; this is translated from the coding sequence ATGGATTTTTATGATTTAATGGCTAAATCAGCAGAAGAAGTTGGTTTACAATTATCAAAGCAGCAGTATGAGAAATTTATAATTTACATGAAACTTCTTCAAGAGTGGAATGAGAAGATAAATTTAACAGCTATAGTGGATGATGAAGATGTAATTAAAAAGCACTTTATTGATTCTATAAAAGCATTTAAAAGAAATGAATTTAAAACAGCTAATAACTTAATAGATGTTGGAACGGGTGCTGGATTTCCAGGACTCCCGATAGCTATTATGAAAGAGGATATTAAGGTTACATTGCTAGACTCTTTAAATAAGAGAATTAATTTTTTAAATACTGTTATAAGTAAGATTGGTATCTCTAATGTGACGACAATTCATTCAAGAGCAGAAGATGGAGCGAGAAATTTAGAATTGCGCGAAAGATTTGACATAGCGACTTCCAGAGCTGTCGCTAATATGAGTGTATTGTCTGAATTATGCTTGCCATATGTTAAAATTGGAGGGAGTTTTATAGCATTAAAGGGTCCTTCAGTAGATCAAGAGATTCAAGATAGTATGAATGCAATTAAAATTCTTGGGGGAAAATTGGTAGAGGTTTGTGAAGTAAACATTGAGAATACTGAGTTAAAACATAATTTAGTTATTGTTAAAAAGATTAAGGAATGTGCTAAGATATATCCAAGAAAAGCTGGATTGATAACTAAAAATCCACTTAAATAG